The DNA region GCCGACACTCTGGTAAGCGGAGCACGAGTGGGCCAACGGCCGTGGGGCATTTTCCCCGCTTCTCGGGGCAGGCAGTGGCGCGTCATCCTCACCAGGGCCCGGCGTGGCCCGCGGCTCAATGCTGGCCGTGGCCGTTGAGCGGCACGACCTGCACCGTCGCATCGGGCACGGCCTCGAGGAAGCGGTCGAGGGTGGACCCACGCCACAACAGCTCCCAGCGCGACCGCGCGGTCTGGCCGAAGACGACGTGCGTCACGCCCTCGCGCTGTGCGAATGCGATAAGGCCCTCTGCGGGCTTGGCGGCGTGTACGCGGACAACGGTCGCGCCGAGTGACTCTGCCAGCCGGATGTTCTGCTGCAGCGCCTCCGCGTCGCGCGCCTTGATGGTGTCTGGCGTCTCGGACGGGGTCTCCACATACACCGCGTACCAGCGCGACCCGAGGCGCCCGGCGATGCGCGCGCCGGTCCGGACTACCCGTGGCGCCTCCGGATTCGAGCTCATGCACACCATGACGCGTTCGGGAATCACTGCCGGGGCCAGGCCTTCGCGCGCCCGGTAGTCTGCCGCCTTCCCGCCCACGTCGTCGGCCACGACGCGCAACGCCAGTTCGCGCAACGTCGAGAGGTTGCCCTTGCGGAAGAAGTTCGAGAGCGCATGCTCGATCTTCTCGGGCCGGTAGATCCGTCCCTCGCGCAGCCGCGTCCGCAGTTCCCCGACGGTGACGTCCACGTTGACGACCTCGTCGGCGCGTTCGAGGAACGTGTCGGGCACCGTCTCGCGCACGCGGACGCCGGTCGCACGCGCCACGGCGTCGTTGAGCGTCTCGAGGTGCTGGATGTTGACGGCCGTCATCACGCCGATGCCCGCGTCGAGCAGCGCCAGCACGTCCTCGTAGCGCTTGGCCCTGGCGCTCCCCGGCGCGTTGGTGTGCGCGAGTTCATCCACGACGCACACCGCCGGGTGGCGCGCGATCACGGCATCCACGTCGAGTTCCTCCAGCGTGACCCCACGGTAGGCCACCGTCCGGCGGGGCACCACCTCGAGGTCGCCGACCTGCGCCTCGGTGTCGGCGCGGCCGTACGTCTCGACGAACCCGATCACCACGTCGACGCCCTTGGCCCTGAGCCCGTGCGCGTCCTGCAGCATCGAGTAGGTCTTGCCGACGCCCGGCGCCGCGCCGATGTACACGCGCAGCCGCGCCCGCGCGGCCTGCTGGAGCTCGGCGAGGATCGCGTCCGGCGAACGTCGAGGGGCGGCCGGTGTCACGGGCATCACTCCGTCACGCCAGGCCCAGGACGACGAGCACCATGTCGATGGCCTTGATGCCCACGAACGGGACGATCACGCCCCCGAGGCCGTAGACCAGGAGGTTGCGGCGCAGCACCGCGGCAGCGCCCAGGGGCGTGTAGCGCACGCCGCGCAGCGCCAGCGGGATCAGCACGATGATGATCAGGGCGTTGAAGATGACGGCCGACAGGATGGCCGACTCGGGAGTCGCCAGGCGCATGACGTTCAGTGCCTGCAGCCGGGGGAACGCCAGCAGGAACATCGCGGGGATGATCGCGAAGTACTTGGCCACGTCGTTGGCGATCGAGAACGTGGTCAGCGCGCCCCGCGTCATCAGCAGTTGCTTGCCGATCTCGACGATCTCGATCAGCTTGGTGGGGTTCGAGTCCAGGTCCACCATGTTGCCGGCTTCCTTGGCGGCCGTCGTGCCGCTGTTCATCGCCACCCCGACGTCGGCCTGTGCGAGTGCCGGTGCGTCGTTGGTGCCGTCGCCGGTCATCGCCACGAGCTTGCCCGCGGCCTGTTCGCGCTTGATCAGCGCCATCTTGTCTTCCGGCCTCGCCTCCGCGAGGAAGTCGTCGACGCCGGCTTCCCTCGCGATTGCCTCGGCGGTCACGGGGTTGTCGCCCGTGATCATCACCGTCCGGATGCCCATCGCTCGCAGCGCGTCGAACCGCTGGCGCATGCCGCCCTTGACGATGTCCTTGAGGTGGATGACCCCGAGGGCGCGCGTGTCATCGGCGACGACGAGCGGAGTGCCGCCGGAGCGCGACACGCGATCGACGAGCGCGGTGAGTTCCGTGGGCACGCGGCCGCCGAGTTCACGCACGTGGGTGGCGATCGCCTCCGCGGCCCCCTTGCGCAGCCGCCTGGCTGGCAGGTCCACACCCGACATGCGGGTCTGGGCCGTGAAGGCCACGAAGGTGGCCTCGTGCGGCTCGAGCGTCCTGGCACGCAGGCCGAAGCGTTCCTTGGCGAGCACGACGATCGAGCGTCCCTCCGGTGTCTCGTCGGCCAGCGACGCGAGTTGCGCAGCCTCGGCCAGCTCACGCTCCTCCACGCCGGACACGGGCAGGAACTCCGCGGCCTGGCGGTCACCCAGCGTGATCGTGCCCGTCTTGTCCAACAGGAGCGTGTCCACGTCGCCGGCGGCCTCGACGGCGCGTCCCGACATCGCGAGCACGTTGTGCTGCACGAGCCGATCCATGCCGGCGATGCCGATGGCCGAGATCAGGGCCCCGATCGTCGTCGGAATGAGGCACACCAGCAACGCGACGAGCACGGGGACGGAGATGGACGTGCCGGCGTAGCGCGCGAACGGCTCGAGGGTCGCCACGACCAGCAGGAACACGAGGGAGAGCGCGGCCAGCAGGATGCCGAGCGCCAGCTCGTTCGGTGTCTTCTGCCGTTGTGCCCCTTCCACGAGCGCGATCATCCGGTCGAGGAACGTATGCCCCGGGTCCGCCGTGACGCGCACCACGATGACATCCGACAGCACGCGGGTGCCGCCCGTCACCGCGGAGCGGTCGCCGCCCGACTCGCGAATCACCGGGGCGGATTCTCCGGTGATCGCCGACTCGTCCACCGAGGCCACGCCCTCCACGATCTCGCCATCGGCCGGGATGAACTCGCCGGCCGACACGCGGACGAGGTCGCCCTTCCGGAGGCTCGAGGCCGACACCTCCTCGGTATTTCCGTCGGCATCGATCCGGTGGGCCACGGTCTCGGTGCGCGTCCGGCGCAGCGTGCTGGCCTGGGCCTTCCCTCGTCCCTCGGCCATCGCCTCGGCGAAGTTGGCGAAGAGCACCGTGAACCAGAGCCAGACGGCCACCTGCCCGGTGAACAGCACGTTGCCCGTGCCGGTCGCGATCTCCTGCCCGAGGGCGAGCGTGGTGAGCAGACTGCCGGCCGTGACGAGGCACATCACGGGATTGCGCAGCTGGACCCGCGGATCGAGCTTCCTGAAGGCATCGACCGTGGCCTGGCGCACGATGGCGCCATCCCACATGGACACCTGGCGAGCATGGTCGGTCATGGGACGAGTCCTGGGTCCTTGCGGGGTGTCGGGTACTCCGCGTCGAGCGCGAGGTTGAGTCGCAGCACGTTGACGCGCCACTGGCCGAGGACGCCGAAGGTCGGCGGCTCGGTGGACGCCTCGACGAGGCGGCGGACGTCGGCGACGTCGGCGTGGCGGGCTGCCGCGACCCGGGCGACCTGCACGTCGATGGCCGTGGGGGACAGGTGCGGATCCAGCCCCGCGCCACTCGCCGTCACGAGATCGGCCGGGACGGCACCGCGTTGCAGCGCCTCCCGCGTACGGACGGCGGCGACGCGCGCGCGCACCGCGGCGAGGTGGTCGGGATTGACCGGCCCGAGGTTGCTGCCGCCGGACGCGGCGGCGTCGTAGTCCACGGCGGACGGCCGGGGCCGGAAGTAGCCGTCACCGGTGAACGCCTGCGCAATCAGGGCCGAGCCGACGAGCCTGCCATCGGCGAGGGTGACCAGCGACCCCTGCGCCTGGTGGCGGAAAGCCGTCTGCGCGAAGCCCCAGACGACCAGCGGGTAGGCGCCGCCGAACAGCAGCATCGTGACGATCGCGAAGCGGACGCCGCGCATCAGGTCCGCGGTCATCGCGTGACTCCTTGTGAGAGGTGCTCCGCGATCGGCCCGAGCACGGCGACCGGGAGGAACATCAGCAGTCCGACGATGATCGTCACACCCCACAACATCACGCCGAAGGTGGCCGAGTCGGCCCGCAACGAGCCCGCGCTCTCGTCGGCGCGCGGCTTGGCGGCCAGCGACGCCACCAGCGCGACGGGCGCGATGATCGGGATGTAGCGCGAGCACAGCATCACGAGGCCTGTCGCCACGTTCCAGAACGGCGTGTTGTCGCCCAGGCCCTCGAATCCGGAGCCGTTGTTGGCCGCCGCCGACGTGAACTCGTACAGCATCTCGGAGAAGCCGTGAGGTCCGGGGTTCTTCAGCCAGGCGAGCGCGGCACCCGGGCCTGGGGTCTGCACCCACACGAGGCAGGCGATCGCCGTCGTGACGAGGATGGCGAGCGGATGCCAGAGCAGCGCCAGGCTGGCCAGCTTCATCTCCCGCGCCTCGACCTTCTTGCCGAGGAACTCCGGCGTGCGGCCGACCATCATGCCGGCGACGAACACGGTCACGACCACGTAGAGCACCATGTTGATGAAGCCCACGCCGACGCCGCCGAACACGTTGTTGAGCCACATGCCGACCAGTGGCATGAGCCCGCCGAGGGGCGTCATCGAGTCGTGCATCGCATTCACGGACCCGTTGGAGGTCACCGTCGTCGTGACCGCCCAGAGCGCTGAAAGTCCTGCTCCGAACCGCACCTCCTTGCCCTCGAACGACCCGCGCGAGGCGTCCACCCCGAGCGCGGTCAGCGGTGCGCTGCCGGCCCCTTCGGCCAGCGTCGCGGCGACGACCATCGGCACGTAGATGGCCAGCATGGTCGCGAAGAGCACCACGGCCAGACGGCGGCGCCGCACGAAGTGACCGAATGTCCACACCATGGCCATGGGGATGGCCACGATCGACCAGGCCTCGACGAGATTGGACAGCGGCGTCGGGTTCTCGAAGGGGTGCGCCGAGTTCGACCCGAAGTAGCCGCCGCCATTGGTGCCGAGCTGCTTGATGGCGACTTCGGGTGCCACCATGCCGCGCGCGATCGTCTGCGTGCCGCCCTCCACCGTCCGGGCGGTGACGGCGCCGCGGTACGTGACGGGCGCACCCTGCCACGCGAGCACCAGCGCCACCGGCAGCGCGAGCGGCAGCAGGACCCGCACCGAAGCGCGCGTGCAGTCGCGGTAGAAGTTGCCCAGCGTGTCGAGTCGACTGCCCGCGAGCCCACGGAACACGGCGATGCCCGCGGCGATGCCGGTGGCGGCCGTCACGAACTGCAGCCAGACGACCACGAACAACTGCGAGAACGTGGACAGGCCCGTTTCTCCGCTGTAGTGCTGCAGGTTGGTGTTGGTCGCGAAGCTCACGGCCGTGTTGAAGGCCAGCGTCGGCTCCATGCTGGCGATGCCGTCGGGATTGAGCGGCAGGGCGGCCTGCATGACCAGGAGCAGGTACGCGGCGCCCCACATGACGAGGTTGGAGGCCAGCAGGCTCATGCAGTATGCACGCCAGTCCTGTTGCGCGCTCGAAGCTCCGGTCACCCGCAGCACCATGCCCTCGACAGGCGCGAGGACAGGGTCGAGCCAGGTCGGCTGGTCGGTGAAGACCCTCCAGATGTAGCGCCCGATCGGCACGCTCGTGAGCACGAACGCGGCGATCGTCGCGAGGTTGATGACGATGTCGGCGGACATGGCGATCAGAAGCGCTCCGGGCGCAGCATGGCGTAGACCAGATAGACGAACGCGACGATCGCGAGGCAGAGGGCGAGCAGGGTCATGGAAGCCTCACAGGCGCGAGCAGGCATTCACGAACGCGAGCATGGCCGCGAATCCGACCAGTCCCAGCAGCAGCATTCCGGCGGTCAGCATGGTGACGTCCTACCAGGGACCCGACTTGTTGCCGAACCACCACACGAGGCCGGCGGTGAGGGTGTCCTGGGCGCGTCGGAGTTCGCCCGGGACCGCACTGGTGAAGTACGGCTGGTTCGACCAGTCGCGGCGGTACTCGCCACGCACGAGGAAGCCGTCGGCGAGCCGGTATTCGCAGGTCGCCGTGAGCTCCTGCAACTGCTGGTCGATGCCGCCGAAGAGGCCCTCGTCATCGAGGTACTCGTAGCGCACCGCCAGTGCGAAGGGCCGCGCGAGCTGGTAGCGGACGTACGCGCCGAGGCCGGTGGTCGCCAACGCCTCGTCGGCTTGCCTGACCTCGCTGGTGGTGTGGTTGACGTCGAGCGCGAGCGTCAGCGCTGGTGTGGCCATCCAGGTGACGTACGTGTCCAGCACACGGAAGAACCCGTCGGGTCCGCCGGGTGCACCGTTGTCGGGCTGTTCCTGCCCGGCGTAGTAGTTGACCGTCCAGCTCACGCCCTTCGCAGGCGTGACGACCGCGGCGACATGGCTGCTCTTGAAGTCGTTGAACTCCTCGGTCTGCTGGATGCCGTTCGTGAGCATGTACATCAGCGTCAGGCGGTCGTGCACCGGCAGGCTCACGCGCAGGCCGGCGTGGTAGTACGGCAGGAAGTTGAACAGGTACGCGCGCGAGAAGTGATGGTCGTCCCTGGCGTAGTTGGTCTCGTACCCGAGGCTCGACGCGAACTTGCCGAAGTCGGTCTGCAGGCCGCGTCCGACGGGGAACACGTAGGTGCCGTAGGCCTGCCACAGGTTCCGGTACAGCTCGGGACGGGGCTCGTTGGCCGGGCTCCCCTGCAGCACCGCCGTGGCCTGGCCGAACTGCAGGTCCACGCGGGCGCCGAAGCGGCGGCCGGCGGCGACATCCGTGGCGCTCTCGATGATCAGTGCCGTTTGCTGCAGGCCGAACGTGTTGGCGCGCGTGTCGTAGGCGCGCAGCAGCGAGATGCGGTCATACGGCTGGTTGGCGTTCCACTGGTAGTACCCCTCGAGCGTGACGCCGAACCGGATGTGGCGGAACGGGTCCGGATCGGGCCGCGGCACGGCGGGCGGCGCCGCGGGGGGAGCGGCCTCCTGTGCGGCGAGTCGCGTCTGTGTTCCCGCGATCGCGCACGTGAGGCCGATGATGATCCGGGCCAGGCGCCAGGTTCCGAGCACTCCCTCCGACGACATCCCGCCTCCTCGCCATGAGAGTAGGGAGGTCGCCCTGAAGTCGGGATCAGGAGTGCCTCAAGAACCACTGAAGAACGCCGCACGCCGAACGCCGCACGCAGGCGTTGTCGAGGCCAACCGCTGACGCTGCCGGCGCCAGGGCCGGCTGGGGGGCAGGGGCGTGCGGTGTGCGGTGCGCCAGCCGGTGTCCGAACGGGGAAGGCTGCCCTACGACGACGGCTCGCGGGTGCTGAAGCGGTAGCCCACCCAGGGCTCGCTGAGCAGGTAACGCGGCTGGGTGGGATCGATCTCGATCTTCTTGCGCAGCTGCGACATCAGCGTCCACAGATGCTCGGGCTGCTCCACCGCGTTGCCGCCCCAGATGGCCTTGAGGATGGCGCGGTGCGTGAGCACGCGGTCGTGGTTGCGGGCCAGCAGCGTCAGCAACTCGAACTCCTTCGGCGTGAGACGGATCTCGTCGCCGTCACGCACCACGCGGCGCCGGTCGTGGTCGATCACCAGGCCGCCCGCTTCGAGCACGCCGCTCGCGTCGTTCACCGCATCGGCGCGTCGTCGCAGGGCGACCCGGATGCGCGCGAGCAACTCTTCCGGACCGAACGGCTTGGTGACGTAGTCATCGGCACCGAGGTCGAGCGCAGCGACCTTGTCGGCCTCGGCCGTACGTGCCGAAAGCACGATGATCGGCGCCGGGCCGAGTGCGCGCATGCGACGACAGACCTCGATGCCGTCGAGGTCAGGAAGGCCGAGGTCGAGCACGACGAGATCCGGCGGGGCATGCTCGGCCTGGTGCAGCGCGTCGTGCCCGGTCGCCGAGACGACCACGTCGTACCCGCGGCTTCGCAGCAGCGTCGCCACCGATCGCTGCAGCGCGACCTCGTCGTCCACGAGCAGGATGCGTTCACGTGCGGTCATGGCGCTCCTCGCCCTCGGGCGCCAGGGCCTCGCCCACGGGCACGCGCATCGTGAAGCGGGCGCCGCCTCCGGCGCGATTGTCGGCCCAGATGTGCCCGCCCTGCGCCGCCAGCAGGCCTCGGGCGATCCAGAGGCCCATGCCGGTGCCCGAGGGCCGACGGTCGCCGCCGGCTCCGCGATAGAAGCGCTCGAAGATGCGCGGGAGGTCCTCGGGAGGCACGCCGGGGCCCTCGTCGTGTACGGACAGTTCGAGGGTGTCTGCGTCGATCCGGGTGGTCACGTGGATGGCCGTGCCGACGGGCGCGTACTGCGCCGCATTCTCCAGCACGTGTGCGAGCGCGGCGGCCGTCAGCCTCGGGTCGACACGGACGGCGACCTCGCCGCCCTCCTCCACCTCCACGCGATGCCCCAGGAGGGCAGGGGCGGCCTGCGCTCGAGCGGCCTCGACGATCTCCGACGGATGCGTGCGACGCCGCTCGGCGGCGACGGCGCCTGCGTCGAGGCGGGCCATGTCGAGCAGGTTCTGGAAGAGCCGGTCGAGGCGTGCGACCTCGGACAGGACGATGCTGGCCTGTGCCTCGCGCTCGTCAGGTGGCAGGTCGCCCGATCGGAGGTTCTCGGCGCCGACCCGGATGGCAGTCAGGGGGGTGCGCAGGTCGTGCCCGATCGAGGCCAGCAGCGTCGTCTTGAGCGCTTCGCTCTGCCGCGTGTGTGCCGCCTTGCGTCGCTCCTCCAGCATCTGGACTCGCTCGACTGCGAGGGCCGCGAGCCCGGCAATCGCATCGAGCGTTCCGGCATCCACGTGCCCGCGCTCGGTCGCCAGCAGGCCGATGGGGCGCGTGCCGACACGGAGGGGCACGAGGTGTATCTGCTGATCGTCGATCCGCAGGGGCCGGTGCCCGGCATAGGTGCGCGCCTCGGCATCGAACTCGAGGCGCTGACGTGCCGTGTCGAGCGCTTCGGCGAGGGCCGCCTCCGGCAGTGCCAGGGCTCGCGTGCCCGCATTGACAATGTCCCACGCCCCTCCGCCACCGGGCAACGCCAGCGCCGCGAAGGCGAGATCGAAGCGTCTCGCGATGGCGCGGGCTACGGCGACGATCCCTTCCCGCGAGTCCTCGGTCAGCAGCACGTCGCGGCTCAGGTCGTAGAGCCGTGCGAGTTCGGCGCGCCTGGCCTGCGCCTCGTCGGCTCGTGTGCGGGCACGCGCCGACAGGTTGCTGGCCACCACGCTGACGACGAGGAAGGCCCCGAGCGCCACCCAATTCTGGGGATCGGCAACCGTCAGCGTGCGAACGGGAGGAAGGAAGAAGAAGTTGAAGCTGAGCATCGCGACCAGCGACGTCACGATCGCTGCCACCAGCGTGGACGAGGCCGCCACCAGCAGCACCACCAGCAGGAACGTCGTGGAGACGATGGCGGCGTTCTGGATGTGGAGAACCGACGTGTAGACCACGGTGAGGGTCGCGACTGCCGCGAGGCCCAGCAGCTGCACCGTGGCGTGGCGTCGCGTGCGCATGGCGTCTCATCCTACCCGCGTCCCCGCCGCGGTGCCCGCCGACAGTCTCCGCACGGCACCAGCGGTCAAGCCAGGTGACGTGCGGGTCGCAACGGAAAGCCGAGGCCCGCCCTCGAGGCCGCGCCCTACAGCTTCTGGCGCTGTTCGGGTGTCAGCCAGGCGTCCTGCACGGCGCCGCTCGCGATCGCGGCCTTCAGCCTGGTACGTCCGGCGTCGCTCCTGAGCAGCGCGTTGATGGCGAGGCCGCGATTGCGTTCGGTGTACTCCGGGAAGCGCCGCACCAGCGCAGCGGCGGCGCGCGGGTCGAGCAGGTCGCCGAGCGCGCCGATGGCGCCCATCTGCAACTCGGGATCGACCTCGCGCGACAGGTAGCGCTCGATCTGCGCGCCGACGCGGTCGAACGGCAGGACCGCCAGCATGCGCAGCGCGTCGTAGCGGGTGCCGTTGCGCACCGCCGGGTCGTCGGCCATGCGCTCGGCCAGGTCGAGCGCCCGCGTCCACCGGGCGCGGCGCGTCGGCGCCTGCGCCAGCCAGGGCGCGATCACGTCGCGCGGCGCCGCGCCTGCCTGCGACAGGCCCATCACGACGCCGCCGCCGAGCACCACCGCCTGCCAGTCGCGCAGCGGCGCCGCCTCGGCCGGCAGCGACACGTCCATGAGGGCCTGCAGCGCCGCCTCGTCCCGCGCGCGCCCGGCCGCCACGGCGACCCGCCAGATCCACGGAATCCTCCGGTACTCCTCCGCCTCGTCACGGTCGGGCAGGCCGGCGACCAGCGCCGTCACGACGTCGGCGGCCCTCGGCGCCGCGTCCCGCGCCAGTCCCTCGCGCGCCTTCTGGTCCCGCGTGTCGTCGAGTAGCGCCGCCGCCACCGCCTCCGGCGGCGCCACCTTTCCGTCCGGCAGCGGTGCCTGCGCAAGGACGCTGGCCGCAAGGACCACCGTGGCCGCGAGCACGAGCAGGCCGGTGCACACGCCCAGACCACCGACCGCCGACTGCCGATCGCCACGCCCGTTCATCGCGCAGCGCTCCGCGGGGCCGAGGTGAGGAAGGCGAGCAGGTGCGCCATGTCGTCGGGCGAGATCACTTCCGAGAACGAGGCGGGCATGATCGACTGCGGCACCACGGTCATCGTCCTGATGTCACCGCGACGCACGGTGGTGGTGACGCCCGGGCCCTGGCGGAACGTGATGCTGGTGGGCGACTGCTCGCCGATCACGCCCACCAGCGGGTCGCCGCCCTGCCGCTCCACCGAGTACGTCTCGTAGTGCTGCGCGATGGAGCGATTCGGCTCGAGGATGTTCTGCAGGAGCACGGGCATCGGCTGGTGCCGCACCGTCGAGAGGTCGGGGCCGATCTCGTTGCCGCGGCGGCCGTCCACCTGGTGGCACATGGAGCAGTGCGTCGCGTACACGCCCTCGCCGCGCGCCGCGTCGCCGCGGCCGCCGAGGGCGGCCGAGTAGCGGGCGAGCCGCTCGGCGCGGGCCTCGGGCGCTTCCTCGAGCACGGTGCGGGCGCGCGCGCGTATGGCCTCGTCGCGATGCATGATGAGGCTGCGCGTGTGGCCGAAGTTCAGCATCCAGCGCTTCACGTCGCCGTTCTGCAGCGCGTCGAGCATGGCGATCGAGCCTTCCCGCCGCGCCAGGATCACCGTGGCCGCCGACGTGCGCACCGGCGTGGAGAGCGTCGGCCACTTGGAGAGCAGGAAGGTCGGCGTGCCAGCGCCCGGGATGCGCCCGAGGGCCACCACGCCGGCGATCTGCACGGCGTCGGGCTCGGTCGGCGTGATGACCGACTCGAAGAGGGCGCGCGCGGCCGGCGCGTCGGCGAGGGCGAGCAGCGTGATCGCATCGACGCGGGCCTCGGCGGGGGCCGCAGCGTCGCCCACGACGCGCCGCGCGGTGGCCATGGCCGCCGTCGCCGCCGGACCGGCGTCGATGCCGCTCACCCCGAGCAACTGCACGGCGGCGCGACGCACGCGCGGCTGCGTGCCCGTGGCGAGCGTGAGCAGCGTGTCCTGACTGGCCGCGAGGCGACGACGGTCGCCCGATCCGACCAGGCCGCGCGCCATGCCCTCGAGCAGCGAGGCGCGCCACCAGTCGCCCGCCGGACCGGTCGTGCTGCTCACGGCCGTGATGGCGCGTCCCAGTTCGTCACCCTTCTGCCGCGCGGCGAGGACGCCGCCGAGGCGATCGAAGAACCTGGCTCGCCCCGGCGTCTCGCTGGCCGTGAACGGCGAGTCCGGCTGCAGCGCGCGGTCGAAGTAGGCGGCGGCACGGTCCGACGAGGCGCTCAGCGCCGCCACCTGCACCCATTCGTCCTCCAGGTCGGCGACCAGCAGCCGCTCCTGCGCGGTGCGCGATTCGGGGGTGTCGAGCGACCCCAGCGTGGCGAGCAACTGGAAGCGCACGCGCGCATGGCGGTCGCCCGTCGTGCCGAGCAGGGCCGTGGCGACCGCGTCCTGATCGAGGAAGCGCTCGGCCAGGACGATGGCGTTCTCGCGCACGCCGGGATCCTCGTCCTTCAGCGCGAGCAGCACGTGCGCCGGTTCGAGGCGTCCGAGGCCCTCCAGCGTCCACAGCGCATGCAGGCGACCGAGCGCCGACGGCCGCGCCGCGACCATCGCCGCAAGCGCCGGCGCGGCGTCCCGCCGCCGGCCGTGCACGAGCAGCCGCTGGGCCGTGCGTCGCCACCACACGTTGCCGTGCGCCAGCGCCTCGACCAGCTGTGCGTCGGTCGCGCGCCCCAGTGCCGGCCGCATGTGCGCGCGCGTCGCCGCTGCGCCATCGGTCGCGACGACCCGGTAGATGCGGCCGCGATCCTGCCCGGTCGAGAGGATCTCCGGGTTGCGCTGCAGGTCGCTCGAGGCCCACTCCGGGTGTTCGATGTAGGGGCGGTAGTAGTCGATCACGTACAGCGCGCCGTCAGGCCCCACGTACATGTTGACGGGCCGGAACCAGGCGTCCTGCGATGCGAGGAACTCCATGTCGGCGCGGGCCCGGCTGGCCACGAACGTCGAGCCCTGCGGCCGCAGCACGTCGCGGTGGATCAGGTTGTGTACCGGCTCGGCGATGAGGGTCGTGCCTTCGTAGCCCGCCGGGAACGCCCCGCCGCCGTACACGGTGAGCGCGCACGCCGAGGTGAACTGGCCCGCCTCGGTGAGCAGGTCGAACCGCGCGCCATGGGTGATCGGCATGATGTTGTTGTTGCCGTGATCGGAGATCTCGGCCATCGCCGTCGTGAGCAGCAGGTGCGGGTTGCGCTCGAGGTACCGCGCGGCAATCACCTCGTGCCGCTGGTGGATCGAGTTGTTGTGCGCGAAGAAGTGCCCGTGCGCATCGAAGGCGTTGCCGTATTGCGTGCGGCTCGAGAGTCCTTCCACCTTGAACTCGTCGGGCTTGAGGCGCACTCCCCGGCCCTTGGCGTCGAGCGCCTTGCCGTCGGGCATCGCCGCGAAGCGCAGGTCGGTGCCCTTGTCGCCGAACAGTTCTCGGTAGATGACGGGCTCGGAGCCGCCGGAGTGCGCCAGGTAGATCCAGTTGTCGAGG from Luteitalea sp. TBR-22 includes:
- a CDS encoding universal stress protein, with translation MTPAAPRRSPDAILAELQQAARARLRVYIGAAPGVGKTYSMLQDAHGLRAKGVDVVIGFVETYGRADTEAQVGDLEVVPRRTVAYRGVTLEELDVDAVIARHPAVCVVDELAHTNAPGSARAKRYEDVLALLDAGIGVMTAVNIQHLETLNDAVARATGVRVRETVPDTFLERADEVVNVDVTVGELRTRLREGRIYRPEKIEHALSNFFRKGNLSTLRELALRVVADDVGGKAADYRAREGLAPAVIPERVMVCMSSNPEAPRVVRTGARIAGRLGSRWYAVYVETPSETPDTIKARDAEALQQNIRLAESLGATVVRVHAAKPAEGLIAFAQREGVTHVVFGQTARSRWELLWRGSTLDRFLEAVPDATVQVVPLNGHGQH
- the kdpB gene encoding potassium-transporting ATPase subunit KdpB, whose product is MTDHARQVSMWDGAIVRQATVDAFRKLDPRVQLRNPVMCLVTAGSLLTTLALGQEIATGTGNVLFTGQVAVWLWFTVLFANFAEAMAEGRGKAQASTLRRTRTETVAHRIDADGNTEEVSASSLRKGDLVRVSAGEFIPADGEIVEGVASVDESAITGESAPVIRESGGDRSAVTGGTRVLSDVIVVRVTADPGHTFLDRMIALVEGAQRQKTPNELALGILLAALSLVFLLVVATLEPFARYAGTSISVPVLVALLVCLIPTTIGALISAIGIAGMDRLVQHNVLAMSGRAVEAAGDVDTLLLDKTGTITLGDRQAAEFLPVSGVEERELAEAAQLASLADETPEGRSIVVLAKERFGLRARTLEPHEATFVAFTAQTRMSGVDLPARRLRKGAAEAIATHVRELGGRVPTELTALVDRVSRSGGTPLVVADDTRALGVIHLKDIVKGGMRQRFDALRAMGIRTVMITGDNPVTAEAIAREAGVDDFLAEARPEDKMALIKREQAAGKLVAMTGDGTNDAPALAQADVGVAMNSGTTAAKEAGNMVDLDSNPTKLIEIVEIGKQLLMTRGALTTFSIANDVAKYFAIIPAMFLLAFPRLQALNVMRLATPESAILSAVIFNALIIIVLIPLALRGVRYTPLGAAAVLRRNLLVYGLGGVIVPFVGIKAIDMVLVVLGLA
- the kdpA gene encoding potassium-transporting ATPase subunit KdpA yields the protein MSADIVINLATIAAFVLTSVPIGRYIWRVFTDQPTWLDPVLAPVEGMVLRVTGASSAQQDWRAYCMSLLASNLVMWGAAYLLLVMQAALPLNPDGIASMEPTLAFNTAVSFATNTNLQHYSGETGLSTFSQLFVVVWLQFVTAATGIAAGIAVFRGLAGSRLDTLGNFYRDCTRASVRVLLPLALPVALVLAWQGAPVTYRGAVTARTVEGGTQTIARGMVAPEVAIKQLGTNGGGYFGSNSAHPFENPTPLSNLVEAWSIVAIPMAMVWTFGHFVRRRRLAVVLFATMLAIYVPMVVAATLAEGAGSAPLTALGVDASRGSFEGKEVRFGAGLSALWAVTTTVTSNGSVNAMHDSMTPLGGLMPLVGMWLNNVFGGVGVGFINMVLYVVVTVFVAGMMVGRTPEFLGKKVEAREMKLASLALLWHPLAILVTTAIACLVWVQTPGPGAALAWLKNPGPHGFSEMLYEFTSAAANNGSGFEGLGDNTPFWNVATGLVMLCSRYIPIIAPVALVASLAAKPRADESAGSLRADSATFGVMLWGVTIIVGLLMFLPVAVLGPIAEHLSQGVTR
- the kdpC gene encoding potassium-transporting ATPase subunit KdpC; the encoded protein is MTADLMRGVRFAIVTMLLFGGAYPLVVWGFAQTAFRHQAQGSLVTLADGRLVGSALIAQAFTGDGYFRPRPSAVDYDAAASGGSNLGPVNPDHLAAVRARVAAVRTREALQRGAVPADLVTASGAGLDPHLSPTAIDVQVARVAAARHADVADVRRLVEASTEPPTFGVLGQWRVNVLRLNLALDAEYPTPRKDPGLVP
- a CDS encoding response regulator transcription factor, whose protein sequence is MTARERILLVDDEVALQRSVATLLRSRGYDVVVSATGHDALHQAEHAPPDLVVLDLGLPDLDGIEVCRRMRALGPAPIIVLSARTAEADKVAALDLGADDYVTKPFGPEELLARIRVALRRRADAVNDASGVLEAGGLVIDHDRRRVVRDGDEIRLTPKEFELLTLLARNHDRVLTHRAILKAIWGGNAVEQPEHLWTLMSQLRKKIEIDPTQPRYLLSEPWVGYRFSTREPSS
- a CDS encoding potassium-transporting ATPase subunit F is translated as MPARACEASMTLLALCLAIVAFVYLVYAMLRPERF
- a CDS encoding outer membrane beta-barrel protein; the protein is MSSEGVLGTWRLARIIIGLTCAIAGTQTRLAAQEAAPPAAPPAVPRPDPDPFRHIRFGVTLEGYYQWNANQPYDRISLLRAYDTRANTFGLQQTALIIESATDVAAGRRFGARVDLQFGQATAVLQGSPANEPRPELYRNLWQAYGTYVFPVGRGLQTDFGKFASSLGYETNYARDDHHFSRAYLFNFLPYYHAGLRVSLPVHDRLTLMYMLTNGIQQTEEFNDFKSSHVAAVVTPAKGVSWTVNYYAGQEQPDNGAPGGPDGFFRVLDTYVTWMATPALTLALDVNHTTSEVRQADEALATTGLGAYVRYQLARPFALAVRYEYLDDEGLFGGIDQQLQELTATCEYRLADGFLVRGEYRRDWSNQPYFTSAVPGELRRAQDTLTAGLVWWFGNKSGPW